The following coding sequences are from one Crateriforma spongiae window:
- the ilvB gene encoding biosynthetic-type acetolactate synthase large subunit, whose translation MSTVDSDSSATSGSKPADAPVMNGADILVKSLVDQGVDTLFAYPGGCSMPMHQSLTRFGVDLRTILPRHEQGGAFAAQGYARSTGKVGVAMATSGPGATNLVTAIADAKLDSIPMVCITGQVPTGMIGSDAFQETPMAEICRGITKHHYLVTDLADLPRIMKEAFHIATTGRPGPVLVDMPKDVQLTTAELDLDPEMDLPGYEPTPPEIPSETIRQINAAIKLSRRPVIYAGGGIILGNASEELRQFIRQSGIPVVTTIMGIGAVDPADPLSMDWLGMHGSAYANYAVRDCDLLIALGVRFDDRVTGKVEAFAKDAKIIHVDIDGSELNKNKEAHIPVRGDVKRFLVQMNEIVQHCEIDPWRDHCSELKAKYPLTYDDSFDGILQQHAIKTLSDVTADMNTYISVGVGQHQMWAAQFYKFRRPRTFMSSSGLGTMGFGLPAAMGVQAAHPDALVIDIDGDGSFQMNIQELATCFCEELPVKVFLLNNQHLGMVVQWEDRFMDRNRAHTYLGPIHHDEAKGKSDADRFEYAKERYPNFVQIAKGYGCGAATVRKKADLESAIREMIEYKGPFLLDVEVPYQEHVLPMIPGGHTVDDIILE comes from the coding sequence ATGAGCACCGTTGATTCAGATTCGTCCGCCACCAGCGGATCCAAGCCAGCCGACGCCCCCGTGATGAACGGCGCCGATATTTTGGTCAAATCGCTGGTCGATCAGGGCGTCGATACTCTGTTCGCCTACCCGGGCGGATGCAGCATGCCGATGCACCAGTCGCTGACCCGTTTCGGCGTCGATTTGCGGACGATCCTGCCCCGTCACGAACAGGGCGGCGCCTTCGCCGCCCAGGGTTACGCCCGCAGCACCGGCAAAGTCGGCGTTGCCATGGCCACCAGCGGCCCCGGCGCGACCAACTTGGTCACCGCGATCGCCGATGCCAAACTGGACAGCATTCCGATGGTCTGCATCACCGGCCAAGTCCCCACCGGGATGATCGGCAGTGACGCGTTCCAAGAAACCCCCATGGCCGAAATCTGCCGCGGAATCACCAAGCATCATTACCTGGTGACCGACCTGGCCGATCTGCCGCGGATCATGAAGGAAGCCTTCCACATCGCGACCACCGGACGTCCCGGACCGGTCTTGGTGGACATGCCCAAAGACGTCCAACTGACGACCGCGGAATTGGACCTGGATCCGGAAATGGATCTTCCCGGCTATGAACCCACTCCGCCGGAAATCCCCTCCGAGACGATCCGCCAAATCAACGCGGCGATCAAGCTTTCACGACGCCCGGTCATCTACGCCGGTGGCGGCATCATCCTGGGCAACGCCAGCGAAGAACTGCGCCAATTCATCCGCCAAAGTGGCATCCCCGTGGTGACCACCATCATGGGCATCGGTGCGGTCGATCCGGCCGACCCGCTGTCGATGGACTGGCTGGGCATGCACGGTTCGGCCTACGCCAACTATGCCGTTCGCGACTGTGACCTGTTGATCGCCTTGGGCGTGCGGTTCGACGACCGAGTGACGGGTAAGGTCGAAGCGTTCGCCAAAGATGCCAAGATCATCCACGTCGACATCGACGGATCCGAGTTGAACAAGAACAAGGAAGCTCACATCCCGGTCCGCGGCGATGTCAAACGCTTCTTGGTCCAGATGAACGAGATCGTTCAACATTGTGAAATCGATCCGTGGCGTGACCACTGCAGCGAACTGAAAGCCAAGTACCCGCTGACGTACGACGATTCGTTCGACGGCATCCTGCAACAGCACGCGATCAAAACGCTCAGCGATGTCACCGCCGACATGAACACCTACATCAGCGTGGGCGTCGGCCAACACCAAATGTGGGCGGCACAATTCTATAAGTTCCGTCGCCCGCGGACGTTCATGTCCAGCAGTGGTCTGGGCACCATGGGCTTTGGTCTGCCCGCGGCGATGGGCGTCCAAGCGGCACATCCCGACGCCCTGGTCATCGACATCGACGGTGACGGCAGTTTCCAGATGAACATCCAAGAATTGGCGACTTGCTTCTGCGAAGAACTGCCCGTCAAAGTGTTCTTGCTGAACAACCAACACCTGGGCATGGTCGTCCAGTGGGAAGACCGATTCATGGACCGAAACCGTGCCCACACTTACCTGGGACCGATTCACCACGATGAAGCCAAGGGCAAGAGTGACGCGGACCGCTTCGAATACGCCAAAGAGCGCTATCCGAACTTCGTCCAAATCGCCAAAGGCTATGGCTGTGGCGCCGCAACGGTTCGCAAGAAAGCAGACCTGGAATCGGCCATCCGCGAGATGATCGAATACAAGGGACCGTTCTTGCTGGACGTCGAAGTCCCCTACCAGGAACACGTCTTGCCGATGATCCCCGGCGGTCACACCGTCGACGACATCATCCTGGAATAA
- a CDS encoding fluoride efflux transporter FluC: MTTWMNLGAIAAGGAVGATCRYLVTVAAMAVPGGSSLWGTTIVNVLGCGLLGGLAEFSLIHGNLPPATALALRVGFLGSLTTFSTFAAESAATAGEGRLGVASVYVLTNLLVGWAVLLGSASMVRGWMS, translated from the coding sequence ATGACAACTTGGATGAATCTCGGTGCAATTGCCGCAGGCGGCGCCGTCGGTGCGACCTGTCGCTATTTGGTGACCGTCGCCGCGATGGCGGTTCCGGGCGGATCATCCCTGTGGGGGACCACGATCGTCAACGTTCTGGGGTGCGGATTGCTGGGCGGATTGGCCGAATTCAGCCTGATTCACGGGAATTTGCCGCCCGCGACCGCACTGGCCCTGCGAGTCGGATTTTTAGGCAGTTTGACCACCTTTTCCACTTTCGCAGCCGAATCGGCGGCCACCGCGGGCGAAGGTCGTTTGGGCGTCGCGTCGGTCTATGTGTTAACGAATCTGTTGGTCGGCTGGGCGGTGTTGCTTGGAAGCGCGTCGATGGTACGAGGCTGGATGTCGTGA
- a CDS encoding universal stress protein, translating into MKILIAVDGSPDSMEAVKAIGRLTEKTPSQILLATVVNPPEVPIDASADLWVPQLLQQQEELAASTLDNAAALLAGHDHVTTKTCTGHVTHSILDTADEYGADLIVIGAVGHSAVARIVLGSVSDDVATHAKQSVLVYRRSEGFAAGGNDLRVTVAYDGSDSSEKALVDFANVDWSGDAIVNVVSVASRLEMFGQEITPAAIEESAKRRTDAKRLAVVGAERLKKHVATVAATMMESDHLGEGIMKAAAEHNSGLIVVGDKGHGFVARLLMGSTSRYVLRHATQSVLIAR; encoded by the coding sequence ATGAAGATTCTGATTGCGGTGGACGGTTCCCCCGATTCGATGGAAGCGGTAAAGGCGATCGGTCGCCTGACGGAAAAGACGCCTTCGCAGATTTTGCTGGCCACGGTGGTCAATCCTCCGGAGGTCCCGATCGACGCCTCGGCCGACTTGTGGGTGCCTCAGTTGTTGCAACAACAGGAGGAATTGGCGGCGTCGACGTTGGACAATGCGGCGGCCTTGTTGGCCGGTCACGACCATGTGACGACCAAGACCTGCACCGGGCACGTGACCCATTCCATTTTGGACACCGCCGATGAATACGGTGCGGACTTGATCGTCATCGGTGCGGTCGGGCATTCGGCCGTTGCCCGCATCGTTTTGGGCAGCGTCAGCGACGACGTTGCCACTCATGCCAAGCAAAGCGTTTTGGTGTACCGACGCAGCGAAGGGTTCGCCGCCGGTGGGAACGACTTGCGTGTCACCGTCGCCTATGACGGATCCGATTCATCGGAAAAGGCGTTGGTTGATTTTGCCAACGTCGATTGGTCCGGAGACGCCATCGTCAATGTGGTCTCGGTGGCTTCGCGGTTGGAAATGTTCGGTCAAGAAATCACACCCGCGGCGATCGAAGAATCCGCCAAACGTCGTACCGATGCCAAGCGTTTGGCCGTCGTGGGGGCCGAGCGTTTGAAGAAGCACGTCGCCACCGTTGCCGCAACCATGATGGAATCAGACCACCTGGGCGAAGGCATCATGAAAGCGGCCGCCGAACACAACAGCGGTTTGATCGTGGTGGGCGACAAAGGGCACGGCTTTGTTGCCCGTCTGTTGATGGGCAGCACGTCACGCTATGTGTTGCGGCACGCCACACAGTCCGTCTTGATCGCTCGCTAA
- a CDS encoding AraC family transcriptional regulator encodes MKNTDFRDAFLQRLPADQILALFDRLPDVSFFVKDRRGRFVSLNRRGCEYCGVTSADDVIGKTDHDFFPKVRADEYRDDDRRVMKSGKPIINRIESAPEDVGSPRLVATTKIPLRDQSGKVIGVAGCSRQIERMQSGTADSLGDVMEYLHQHFDRHVTSDQLAEMSGLSVSHFERRFRLAFGTSPRQYLIRIRIEQATKMLRQTDHSVSSIAQRCGFYDHAHFSRSFQRIMNVSPTKYRRQYGENAVVPKGV; translated from the coding sequence ATGAAAAACACTGACTTTCGCGACGCCTTTTTGCAGCGTCTTCCGGCCGATCAAATTTTGGCCCTGTTCGACCGGTTGCCCGACGTCTCGTTTTTCGTCAAAGACCGCCGGGGGCGTTTCGTGTCGCTGAACCGCCGCGGATGCGAATACTGTGGCGTGACGTCGGCGGACGACGTGATCGGCAAAACCGACCATGACTTTTTTCCCAAAGTCCGCGCCGACGAGTATCGCGACGACGACCGCCGCGTGATGAAGTCGGGCAAGCCCATCATCAACCGGATCGAGAGCGCCCCGGAGGACGTGGGTTCGCCACGTTTGGTCGCGACGACCAAGATCCCGCTGCGCGATCAAAGCGGCAAAGTCATTGGCGTGGCGGGGTGTTCACGCCAAATCGAACGCATGCAATCGGGAACCGCCGATTCGCTGGGTGACGTGATGGAATACCTTCACCAGCACTTTGATCGCCATGTAACCAGCGACCAACTAGCGGAGATGTCGGGGTTGTCGGTCAGCCATTTCGAACGACGGTTCCGACTGGCTTTTGGAACATCACCGCGACAATATTTGATCCGCATTCGGATCGAACAGGCGACCAAGATGTTGCGGCAGACCGACCACAGCGTTTCCAGCATCGCCCAACGCTGCGGCTTTTACGACCACGCCCATTTCAGCCGCAGCTTTCAACGAATCATGAATGTGTCACCGACGAAATATCGACGACAGTACGGTGAAAACGCGGTCGTTCCCAAAGGCGTATGA
- a CDS encoding DUF1553 domain-containing protein produces MPMFLTSSGTAAPGAAMVLVIASFGSVSMAETPSSEIDFARDVRPILSDKCNYCHGPDDANRQAGLRLDRREDAEYVLESGDLIDRITSDDPDMRMPPPESKLTLSNGDVETLRRWIDQGAAYAKHWSFQPLPDTVDVPAVQDDDWCRNPIDRFVAARLEKAGLSPADPASHTRWLRRVTFDLTGLPPTSGQIARFVDACKHDADAAYRDAVDRLLQSRSFGEHMAVGWLDLARYADSYGYQSDKLNTQWPYRDWVVRAFNENLPYDDFLTWQLAGDLLENPTTDQRLATAFNRIHRLNNEGGAVFEEWRVENVADRVHTFGTAVLGLTMECCRCHDHKYDPLPMRDYYALSAFFNSIDESGVYDRTAKVPCPSMLLPTDEQAVALEQAKRDAKQRLEEYRRLVEQARDRWTQEKQDITPPAELPDLKVALSFDRDFDNSIKEIYHPSENDRGWTSMPDLVAVEGSQIPVLPESQAADLADFKGETTRRALSLDGQRGVTVHGVDPLDRWTPFSVVVTLRETERSPLRSLIVHHTRGTDCGYNGWDLTIVDGHVESRMYRVWPGNAIGVRTVDPIPADVWHQLSATYDGSSDARGLKLYLNGVPLPTTVLRNDIKKSSNVKVDHGGEFVVGQRFRARGLTGGLIDDVRLYQRQLTAPELGFLATGQWEGDLADTYVSALDSDCRDAMGRLTKARQAVVMAEEAMNEIPIMQEWDTPRETHLLARGQYDAPTDDSTRVQRNVPTAIELPWSDQWPQDRLGLARWVTHPNHPLTARVAVNHLWSRFFSAPLVRTPENFGLQGELPTHPELLDWLARDFVDNGWDVQRLCRLIVLSATYCQDSVPDKKTMEVDPENRLLSRGPAHRYSGEQIRDLALAASGLMDRQMGGPPVSPYQPGKDLWKESNGMSPPYQQSVGESLYRRSLYSVWKRTVPLPNMMAFDATTREVCTVVRSRTNTPLQALVLLNDVQFVEASRVLAQDVLGAKDSGDAVAAAFLRLAGRDADQEEMRLLLSLLDDERRYFADHPEAAEQLISIGDSAVDATADPIELAAMTTVCQAILNLDATIWKR; encoded by the coding sequence ATGCCAATGTTTTTGACTTCATCCGGCACCGCGGCGCCCGGCGCAGCGATGGTGTTGGTGATTGCCTCATTCGGATCCGTTTCGATGGCGGAAACGCCGTCCTCGGAGATTGATTTTGCGCGTGACGTGCGGCCGATTCTTTCGGACAAATGCAACTATTGTCACGGGCCCGACGACGCCAACCGCCAAGCCGGCTTGCGGTTGGATCGGCGTGAAGATGCGGAGTACGTGTTGGAATCGGGCGATCTGATCGACCGCATCACCAGCGACGATCCTGACATGCGGATGCCGCCGCCGGAGTCCAAGTTGACTCTGTCCAATGGCGACGTCGAAACGCTGCGACGCTGGATCGACCAAGGCGCGGCTTATGCCAAGCACTGGTCGTTTCAACCGTTGCCCGACACCGTCGATGTCCCCGCCGTGCAAGACGATGACTGGTGCCGCAACCCGATCGATCGATTTGTCGCCGCCCGTTTGGAAAAAGCCGGGTTGTCGCCCGCTGATCCTGCGTCTCACACGCGTTGGCTGCGCCGCGTCACGTTCGACCTGACCGGGTTACCGCCGACGTCCGGTCAGATCGCACGTTTTGTCGACGCATGCAAACACGACGCGGACGCCGCCTATCGCGATGCGGTCGATCGATTGCTGCAGTCGCGGTCCTTCGGCGAACACATGGCGGTCGGATGGTTGGACTTGGCCCGGTACGCCGATTCGTACGGTTACCAGTCTGACAAACTGAACACGCAGTGGCCGTACCGCGATTGGGTCGTCCGCGCCTTCAATGAAAACCTGCCCTATGACGATTTTCTGACATGGCAGTTGGCGGGGGACTTGCTGGAAAACCCGACGACCGATCAACGGTTGGCCACCGCTTTCAATCGCATCCACCGATTGAACAACGAAGGCGGCGCGGTGTTCGAAGAATGGCGGGTGGAAAACGTCGCCGACCGCGTGCACACCTTCGGAACCGCGGTGTTGGGGCTGACGATGGAATGTTGCCGCTGTCACGATCACAAATACGACCCGCTGCCGATGCGTGACTATTACGCGTTGTCAGCCTTTTTCAACAGCATTGACGAATCCGGCGTGTACGACCGGACGGCCAAGGTGCCCTGTCCGTCGATGCTGTTGCCCACCGACGAACAGGCGGTTGCACTGGAGCAGGCCAAGCGGGACGCCAAGCAGCGTCTGGAAGAATATCGCCGACTGGTCGAACAGGCTCGTGACCGGTGGACGCAAGAAAAGCAAGACATCACGCCACCGGCCGAGTTACCCGATCTGAAGGTTGCGTTGTCGTTCGATCGTGACTTTGACAATTCGATCAAAGAGATCTACCACCCGTCGGAAAACGATCGGGGTTGGACATCGATGCCGGACTTGGTGGCCGTTGAAGGATCCCAGATCCCTGTCCTGCCCGAATCCCAGGCGGCGGACTTGGCCGATTTCAAAGGCGAAACGACGCGACGTGCGTTGTCGTTGGATGGCCAGCGAGGCGTGACGGTACACGGCGTCGATCCGCTGGATCGATGGACGCCGTTTTCGGTGGTGGTGACGCTGCGGGAAACCGAACGTTCGCCGCTTCGCAGCCTGATCGTTCACCACACCCGCGGCACCGACTGTGGGTACAACGGATGGGATCTGACGATCGTCGACGGTCATGTCGAATCGAGGATGTATCGCGTTTGGCCGGGCAACGCGATCGGTGTCCGCACCGTGGACCCGATCCCGGCCGACGTATGGCACCAATTGTCGGCGACGTATGACGGGTCGTCGGATGCTAGGGGGCTGAAGCTGTATCTGAACGGAGTGCCGTTGCCCACGACGGTGCTGCGAAATGACATCAAGAAAAGCAGCAATGTCAAAGTCGATCATGGCGGCGAATTTGTGGTCGGCCAGCGTTTCCGGGCGCGGGGGCTGACCGGTGGGTTGATCGACGATGTTCGATTGTACCAACGACAGTTGACTGCACCGGAGCTGGGTTTTCTGGCCACCGGGCAATGGGAAGGCGATTTGGCCGACACCTATGTTTCGGCGTTGGATTCGGACTGTCGTGATGCGATGGGGCGACTGACAAAGGCTCGCCAAGCGGTGGTGATGGCCGAAGAAGCGATGAACGAAATTCCGATCATGCAAGAATGGGACACACCACGCGAAACCCACTTGCTGGCTCGTGGGCAATACGACGCCCCGACCGACGATTCCACGCGGGTGCAACGCAACGTTCCCACAGCGATCGAATTGCCGTGGTCTGACCAGTGGCCCCAGGACCGTCTAGGGCTGGCACGCTGGGTGACGCATCCTAATCATCCGTTGACGGCGCGGGTGGCGGTGAATCATTTGTGGTCGCGTTTCTTTTCGGCACCCTTGGTGCGGACGCCGGAGAATTTTGGCCTGCAGGGTGAACTGCCCACGCATCCCGAATTGCTGGACTGGTTGGCCCGCGACTTTGTCGACAACGGCTGGGATGTCCAGCGGTTGTGCCGGCTAATCGTTTTGTCAGCCACCTATTGCCAGGATTCCGTGCCGGACAAGAAGACGATGGAAGTGGATCCGGAAAATCGGTTGCTATCGCGAGGCCCGGCCCACCGGTACAGCGGCGAACAGATCCGCGACTTGGCTTTGGCCGCATCGGGGCTGATGGACCGACAGATGGGCGGACCCCCGGTTTCGCCCTACCAACCGGGCAAGGACTTGTGGAAAGAGTCCAACGGGATGTCGCCGCCGTACCAGCAATCGGTGGGCGAATCGCTGTATCGACGATCGTTGTACTCGGTTTGGAAGCGGACGGTGCCATTGCCCAACATGATGGCTTTTGACGCGACGACACGTGAAGTCTGCACGGTGGTGCGGTCGCGAACGAACACTCCGCTGCAAGCATTGGTGTTGTTGAACGACGTTCAGTTTGTCGAAGCGTCACGCGTTTTGGCCCAAGACGTTTTGGGGGCCAAAGATTCTGGTGATGCCGTCGCTGCCGCGTTCCTGCGTCTGGCCGGTCGTGACGCGGACCAGGAAGAGATGCGATTGCTGTTGTCACTTTTGGATGATGAACGTCGTTACTTTGCCGACCATCCCGAAGCAGCCGAACAATTGATTTCGATCGGTGATTCGGCGGTGGACGCCACGGCGGATCCGATCGAATTAGCCGCCATGACCACGGTTTGTCAGGCGATTTTGAATTTAGATGCCACGATTTGGAAACGATAA
- a CDS encoding DUF1501 domain-containing protein encodes MPFESSQATGVNRRVFFRRGATGIGIAALAQLLNQSNSGAAPTSGVGGGLHHPAKAKRVIYLFQSGGPAQQDLFDYKPMLNEMNGKELPSSVRGEQRLTGMSANQSSLPMAGSQFKFQQYGKSGAWLSELLPHHRDIVDDVCFVRSMYTEAINHDPAITFFQTGSQIAGRPSLGAWLSYGLGSENADLPAFIVLVSANQGGQPLYARLWGNGFLDSRHQGVQFRGGTDPVLYLSNPAGISPMRRRAQLDAIAQLNRHQFAKELDPEIESRIAQYEMAYRMQTSVPDATDFSDEPESTFDMYGEDARKPGTFASNCLLARRLAERDVRFIQLYHQGWDQHSNLPKQIRGQASETDQASAALVKDLKQRGLLDDTLVIWGGEFGRTSYSQGTLTATNYGRDHHPRCFTMWMAGGGIKPGMTYGATDEFGYNVTENPVHVHDFNATLLHLMGIDHERLTFKYQGRRFRLTDVHGHVVEDILA; translated from the coding sequence ATGCCTTTTGAATCATCCCAGGCGACCGGTGTGAACCGGCGCGTGTTTTTCCGGCGTGGCGCGACGGGTATCGGTATCGCCGCGTTGGCTCAACTGCTGAACCAGTCCAATTCCGGTGCCGCTCCCACGTCCGGCGTCGGTGGCGGCTTGCATCATCCGGCGAAAGCCAAACGCGTGATCTACCTGTTCCAATCCGGCGGTCCGGCCCAGCAGGATTTGTTCGATTACAAACCGATGTTGAATGAAATGAACGGCAAGGAATTGCCGTCGTCGGTGCGTGGCGAACAACGGTTGACGGGAATGTCGGCCAATCAGTCGTCTTTGCCGATGGCCGGGTCGCAGTTTAAGTTCCAGCAATACGGCAAGTCCGGGGCTTGGCTAAGCGAACTGTTGCCCCACCACCGTGACATTGTGGATGACGTTTGCTTCGTCCGTTCGATGTACACCGAAGCGATCAATCACGATCCGGCGATCACGTTTTTCCAAACCGGATCGCAGATCGCGGGACGTCCGTCGTTGGGCGCTTGGCTTTCTTACGGACTGGGAAGCGAAAACGCGGACCTGCCGGCGTTCATCGTGCTGGTTTCGGCCAACCAAGGCGGGCAACCTTTGTATGCACGACTGTGGGGCAACGGATTTTTGGATTCGCGTCACCAGGGTGTGCAGTTTCGCGGCGGCACCGATCCGGTGCTGTACTTGTCCAATCCGGCCGGCATTTCGCCGATGCGACGTCGTGCCCAACTGGACGCGATCGCCCAATTGAACCGGCACCAGTTTGCCAAAGAGCTGGACCCAGAAATCGAATCGCGGATCGCACAATACGAAATGGCGTATCGCATGCAGACCAGCGTGCCTGATGCGACCGATTTTTCGGACGAACCGGAATCAACCTTCGACATGTATGGCGAAGACGCACGCAAGCCGGGGACGTTCGCGTCGAACTGTTTGTTGGCCCGGCGTCTGGCCGAACGGGATGTGCGTTTTATCCAGCTGTATCACCAAGGCTGGGACCAGCATTCGAATTTGCCCAAACAGATTCGCGGACAAGCGTCCGAAACCGATCAAGCGTCTGCGGCGTTGGTCAAGGATTTGAAGCAACGCGGTTTGCTGGACGACACGCTGGTGATTTGGGGCGGCGAATTCGGACGAACTTCGTATTCCCAGGGCACACTGACGGCCACCAACTATGGGCGCGATCACCATCCGCGTTGCTTCACGATGTGGATGGCGGGTGGCGGGATCAAACCCGGCATGACCTACGGTGCGACCGATGAATTCGGATACAACGTCACCGAAAATCCCGTCCACGTTCACGACTTCAATGCCACGTTGTTGCACCTGATGGGCATCGATCACGAACGTTTGACGTTCAAGTATCAAGGACGCCGTTTCCGATTGACCGACGTTCATGGCCACGTGGTCGAAGACATCTTGGCTTAG
- a CDS encoding response regulator produces MTEPLAKPINILLVEDSDADAELTTRALKRGKIANTLNRVVDGVEAMEYLRGQGKYADRLRPDLILLDLNMPRMDGREVLREIQQDDDLKQIAVVILTTSDFETDVLEAFGLSNEAYIVKPVDAAQFFSIVQSLKDFWVRVVRLPDEQ; encoded by the coding sequence ATGACCGAACCGCTCGCCAAACCGATTAACATCCTGCTGGTCGAAGACAGCGACGCCGATGCGGAATTGACGACGCGTGCATTGAAGCGTGGCAAGATCGCCAACACCCTGAACCGGGTCGTCGATGGGGTGGAAGCGATGGAGTATCTGCGGGGCCAAGGCAAGTACGCCGACCGGTTGCGTCCCGATCTGATTCTGCTGGACCTGAACATGCCGCGGATGGATGGCCGCGAAGTCTTGCGGGAAATCCAACAAGACGACGATCTGAAGCAAATCGCGGTGGTGATCTTGACCACGTCCGATTTTGAAACGGATGTGCTGGAGGCTTTCGGTCTCAGCAACGAAGCCTACATCGTCAAACCCGTCGACGCGGCCCAATTCTTCAGTATCGTCCAATCGCTGAAAGACTTTTGGGTGCGCGTCGTGCGATTGCCCGACGAACAGTAA
- a CDS encoding ABC transporter substrate-binding protein — translation MNQFLSAIGCAAAIVCLALAGCDSSSDSVANSHDATAIGSPGPGLTLPIERTSNRSRGRSARSTTTPWSGSDRQSEAGFQDADAVAASSPVRDRVPRILIGLDADMSSASAKSGEAIRRGIVLAIDRINQDGGLLGRQVELLVCDHRGNPARGIDNIRDLAANPDVVAVVGGIHTPVALEELSVIHDVELPYLGPWAAGTPLVANGYEPNFVFRVSVRDEFAGEFLVRNAIQDDKTQIALVLESTGWGRSNEVAMRQALDERELQPTTVQWFHWGEPSFRMQIDAIRSSGAEVVLLVANPLEGIRFVQQMAQVPAEDRIPILSHWGITGGNFADQVGDDLNRVDLRFLQSYSFLSADLTDTARSVVAAYCRTFDDADSARDIFAPTGTAHAYEVVMMLAQAIRQAGTVDRLEVRAALERLKNYNGLIRNFQRPFTVTDHDALTIDDLHLARFDEAGVIVPLGPN, via the coding sequence ATGAATCAATTTCTTTCAGCCATCGGGTGTGCTGCCGCGATCGTGTGTCTTGCCCTGGCCGGGTGCGATTCATCCAGCGATTCAGTCGCCAATTCCCATGATGCAACGGCGATCGGTTCTCCGGGGCCGGGGCTGACATTGCCGATCGAACGGACGTCAAACCGTTCACGTGGGCGTTCGGCCCGTTCAACGACGACGCCCTGGTCGGGCAGCGATCGGCAAAGCGAAGCCGGTTTTCAAGACGCCGACGCCGTGGCGGCTTCCTCGCCGGTACGCGATCGCGTCCCCAGGATTTTGATCGGATTGGATGCCGACATGTCCTCGGCATCGGCCAAGTCGGGGGAAGCGATCCGACGTGGCATCGTTCTGGCGATCGACCGCATCAATCAAGACGGCGGATTGCTGGGGCGCCAGGTCGAGTTGCTGGTTTGCGATCATCGTGGCAATCCCGCACGCGGCATCGACAACATTCGCGATCTGGCGGCCAATCCGGATGTCGTGGCGGTCGTCGGCGGAATCCATACCCCTGTGGCGTTGGAAGAATTGTCCGTCATTCACGACGTTGAATTGCCTTACCTTGGACCCTGGGCGGCGGGGACACCGCTGGTGGCCAACGGTTACGAGCCGAATTTTGTGTTTCGCGTTTCGGTACGTGATGAATTCGCAGGCGAATTTTTGGTTCGAAATGCGATCCAGGACGACAAAACGCAAATCGCCCTGGTTCTGGAAAGCACCGGATGGGGCCGGTCCAACGAAGTGGCCATGCGTCAGGCGTTGGATGAACGAGAGCTACAGCCGACGACCGTCCAGTGGTTTCACTGGGGCGAGCCCAGTTTCCGAATGCAGATCGATGCGATCCGCAGCAGCGGCGCGGAAGTCGTGTTGCTGGTCGCCAATCCGCTGGAAGGCATTCGATTCGTCCAGCAGATGGCTCAAGTACCCGCCGAAGATCGGATCCCAATCCTGTCCCACTGGGGGATCACCGGCGGCAACTTTGCCGACCAGGTCGGCGACGACCTGAACCGCGTGGATTTGCGGTTTTTACAGTCGTATTCGTTCTTGTCCGCCGATTTGACGGACACCGCGCGAAGCGTTGTTGCGGCGTATTGTCGGACGTTTGACGATGCGGATTCGGCCCGCGATATCTTTGCACCGACAGGAACCGCACACGCTTATGAGGTCGTCATGATGCTGGCCCAGGCGATTCGCCAAGCCGGCACGGTGGACCGTTTGGAAGTTCGTGCCGCACTGGAGCGTCTGAAAAACTACAATGGGCTCATTCGAAACTTCCAGCGACCGTTCACCGTCACCGATCACGATGCTTTGACGATCGACGATCTGCATCTGGCCCGATTCGACGAGGCCGGAGTGATTGTGCCGCTTGGACCGAATTAG